A stretch of the Thermoleophilaceae bacterium genome encodes the following:
- a CDS encoding helix-turn-helix domain-containing protein, translating to MIPVEPQVRLDQPLLTAAQVAELLAVPVSSVYDYARRYRDPLPSIQIGRHRRFDRDSLAGWLSRQLRDPTR from the coding sequence ATGATCCCCGTAGAGCCGCAGGTGCGGCTCGACCAGCCGCTGCTCACCGCAGCGCAGGTCGCGGAGCTCCTCGCCGTCCCGGTCTCGTCCGTGTACGACTACGCGAGGCGCTACCGCGACCCGCTGCCCTCCATCCAGATCGGCCGGCATCGCCGCTTCGACCGCGACAGCCTCGCGGGCTGGCTCAGCCGGCAGCTGCGCGACCCAACTCGCTGA